Proteins from a genomic interval of Bacillus alveayuensis:
- a CDS encoding hypothetical protein (product_source=Hypo-rule applied; cath_funfam=1.10.8.40; pfam=PF11121), whose product MYFGSKGWYVKELKKLGIRHYEGRKLESYKTHVLAKLLERHSR is encoded by the coding sequence ATGTACTTTGGAAGTAAAGGTTGGTACGTGAAAGAACTCAAGAAACTAGGAATTCGACACTATGAAGGACGGAAACTTGAAAGCTACAAGACTCACGTTTTAGCTAAGCTACTAGAAAGACACAGTCGATAA